The Chloroflexota bacterium genome includes a window with the following:
- a CDS encoding Zn-ribbon domain-containing OB-fold protein, with amino-acid sequence MEHKLSFKQYNEALKQNKLLGLKCKQCGNIIVPPKIACGNCSSTELDIVELSGKGKIQTFTTVFVAPEGREGECPYVIVLVELDEGPWIMGNLTGIDPSKVTMEIMGKKVQMGHAVFPGDKYSAGDEAKPLFSLGT; translated from the coding sequence GTGGAACATAAACTTAGTTTCAAACAATATAATGAGGCGCTTAAACAAAACAAACTGCTGGGATTGAAATGCAAACAGTGTGGCAACATAATTGTGCCACCGAAAATAGCCTGCGGAAATTGTTCCAGCACCGAACTAGACATCGTGGAATTGAGCGGCAAGGGCAAGATACAGACTTTTACCACTGTTTTCGTGGCACCAGAAGGACGTGAGGGAGAATGCCCGTATGTCATAGTTCTGGTGGAACTAGACGAAGGGCCGTGGATAATGGGTAACCTGACCGGCATTGACCCAAGCAAAGTGACCATGGAGATAATGGGCAAAAAAGTGCAGATGGGGCATGCGGTCTTCCCCGGGGACAAGTATTCTGCTGGTGACGAAGCCAAGCCGCTCTTCAGCCTAGGGACTTAA
- a CDS encoding thiolase domain-containing protein: MRKVAVVGVGMTKFSGKQDKTTVELFAEAAIDAINESNLKPKDMQALFMGNALGDFAEGQAQPQAFAADYIGASHIPANKYENACASSSAAFRDAFMWVASGFYDIVLAGGAETAAKMGTPLATRTFAMASDSRYEYPSGITFPGVFALLAHLYAKRYGIPLEKLKQQMAQVTVNSHYYGARNPKAQFQKEITVDDVLNSFMVCQPLQLYDCCPFSDGGSAIILASEEKAKKLTNKPVYVVGVGQASAGNLLSQKEYLPRLRSRELAAEQSYKMAGLTPKDIDVVELHDCFSIATIVALDSLGFFEFGKSGEAVEKGETRLGGKIPVNPSGGLKAKGHPIGATGTAQVYEIVKQLRGECGERQVEGAKIGMTDTLGGDGGTLCNVILKRGW, encoded by the coding sequence ATGAGAAAAGTAGCTGTAGTTGGCGTTGGGATGACGAAATTCAGCGGCAAGCAAGATAAGACAACCGTTGAACTGTTTGCTGAAGCCGCCATCGACGCCATAAACGAGTCTAACTTGAAGCCAAAAGATATGCAGGCTTTGTTTATGGGCAACGCGTTGGGGGACTTCGCCGAGGGACAGGCACAACCGCAAGCTTTTGCCGCCGACTATATCGGCGCCTCGCATATACCGGCCAACAAATACGAAAACGCCTGCGCTTCATCCAGCGCTGCCTTCCGAGATGCCTTCATGTGGGTGGCTTCAGGATTCTATGACATAGTTCTGGCCGGTGGCGCTGAGACCGCTGCCAAGATGGGCACGCCTTTAGCCACCCGGACCTTCGCCATGGCCAGCGACAGCCGTTATGAATACCCAAGCGGAATCACCTTCCCCGGCGTCTTTGCACTGCTTGCCCACCTTTATGCAAAGAGGTACGGCATACCGCTGGAAAAGCTCAAGCAGCAGATGGCTCAAGTTACTGTCAACTCCCACTACTACGGCGCACGCAATCCCAAAGCCCAATTCCAAAAAGAGATAACTGTAGATGATGTGCTCAACAGCTTTATGGTATGCCAACCTCTCCAGCTCTACGACTGCTGCCCCTTCTCCGATGGTGGTTCAGCCATCATTCTAGCTTCAGAAGAAAAAGCTAAGAAGCTGACCAATAAGCCCGTTTATGTGGTCGGCGTCGGTCAGGCTTCAGCTGGAAACCTGCTCAGCCAGAAAGAGTACCTGCCGCGGCTCAGGTCTAGGGAACTGGCTGCCGAGCAATCCTATAAAATGGCCGGGCTTACACCCAAGGATATAGATGTAGTTGAGCTTCACGACTGCTTCAGCATAGCTACAATCGTTGCCCTAGACAGCCTCGGATTCTTCGAATTCGGTAAATCCGGTGAGGCTGTGGAGAAAGGTGAGACCAGGCTCGGAGGCAAGATACCGGTAAACCCGTCCGGCGGCCTAAAAGCCAAGGGGCACCCGATAGGCGCCACTGGCACTGCTCAGGTATATGAAATAGTGAAGCAGTTGAGAGGCGAATGCGGTGAACGCCAGGTCGAAGGAGCCAAGATAGGCATGACCGATACACTTGGTGGAGATGGTGGCACACTTTGCAACGTGATTCTGAAGAGGGGCTGGTAA
- a CDS encoding archaemetzincin family Zn-dependent metalloprotease, which yields MHVKIILKPIGSIDSNILQELKEKLNQTFGCPVEIIPEASKLEQAYDSKRGQYLASKLLAKLKKSGVAKDEKVLGIVDVDLYASGLNFVFGQADIASGVALISLCRLRQEFYELPSDEPFFLDRATKEAVHELGHTFGLEHCNNTKCVMHFSNSLADTDWKQATFCSQCRPKLIK from the coding sequence CTGCACGTGAAGATAATCCTTAAGCCGATAGGCAGCATTGATAGTAACATACTACAAGAGCTCAAGGAAAAGCTGAATCAAACCTTTGGCTGCCCTGTAGAGATAATCCCAGAGGCTAGCAAGCTTGAGCAGGCCTACGACTCAAAGCGAGGGCAATACCTGGCTTCAAAACTACTTGCCAAGCTGAAGAAATCAGGCGTGGCCAAGGATGAAAAGGTCTTGGGCATAGTTGATGTTGACCTTTATGCCTCGGGGCTGAACTTCGTCTTCGGTCAGGCTGATATAGCCTCCGGAGTAGCTCTTATCTCTTTATGCCGTCTGAGACAGGAATTTTACGAGTTGCCTTCGGACGAACCTTTTTTTCTGGACAGAGCTACCAAGGAGGCGGTTCATGAACTAGGGCATACTTTTGGCTTAGAACACTGCAACAATACCAAGTGTGTTATGCACTTTTCCAATAGCCTGGCTGATACCGACTGGAAGCAAGCCACTTTTTGTAGTCAATGTCGGCCAAAGCTGATAAAATAA
- a CDS encoding NTPase codes for MANVYLLTGSPGTGKTTVIRQAVAMSKAKAGGFYTEEIRTGGARQGFRIVTLDGQDAMLAHVDFPGHYQVSKYGVDVQNLDNVGVTAINQAIEESDLIVIDEIGKMELFSPRFRQAVLKAIDSGKKVLGTVMLSPHPFADDIKRHARVKVVQLTRANHDQVLKEILDWVK; via the coding sequence ATGGCCAATGTCTACCTCTTAACCGGTAGCCCGGGTACAGGCAAAACTACCGTCATCAGACAGGCGGTAGCCATGTCTAAAGCCAAAGCCGGCGGCTTTTATACCGAAGAGATAAGAACCGGCGGAGCAAGGCAGGGCTTCAGGATTGTTACCTTAGATGGGCAGGACGCCATGCTGGCACATGTTGACTTCCCCGGCCATTATCAAGTGAGCAAGTACGGCGTCGACGTCCAGAATCTGGATAACGTTGGTGTTACCGCCATTAATCAGGCGATAGAGGAAAGCGATTTAATAGTTATCGACGAAATCGGCAAGATGGAGCTTTTCTCGCCCCGCTTTAGACAAGCCGTGCTCAAGGCGATAGATAGCGGCAAGAAAGTTCTGGGCACGGTTATGCTCAGCCCCCACCCTTTCGCCGATGACATAAAACGCCACGCCAGGGTAAAAGTTGTCCAGCTTACCCGAGCTAACCACGATCAGGTGTTGAAAGAAATACTTGATTGGGTGAAATAG
- a CDS encoding methionine synthase, with product MVAKIEFNCLPTAIGSMPQTDPKEACSLVAKYLPDLPAWPQLPKRSQLENMYAQFSEGFPGVVLEEAKVYVERTADFDSQLEQLYNAASEDNSDDYGISAEYAAGLHAFLALKEQHPSMVKGQITGPITWGLCVTDREQRGILYDALLAEALSKFLRLKAMWQESFLSQISPNTIIFVDEPYLTSLGTAFVAVPNEQVTTLLEEVFSGITGLKGVHCCGSTDWSLLLKSSTDILSFDAYNYADSLSCYPAEVKAFVERGGSIAWGIIPNAEEASAKESVASLYDRLGEAMAPFTREGIPFKQLIAQGLLTPSCTLASMSTEAAIHSLELLAELSVKVRSKHSV from the coding sequence ATGGTAGCTAAAATAGAATTCAACTGTCTGCCCACGGCTATAGGGAGTATGCCTCAGACTGACCCGAAGGAGGCATGTTCTCTGGTGGCTAAATATCTGCCTGACCTGCCTGCCTGGCCGCAACTGCCGAAACGCTCCCAACTGGAGAATATGTATGCCCAGTTCAGCGAAGGCTTCCCCGGGGTGGTACTGGAGGAGGCTAAAGTCTACGTGGAACGCACGGCGGATTTCGACAGTCAGCTTGAGCAGCTTTATAACGCCGCCTCGGAGGATAATTCTGACGACTACGGCATAAGCGCCGAATATGCTGCCGGGCTACATGCTTTTCTGGCTCTAAAGGAACAGCATCCCAGTATGGTCAAGGGGCAAATAACAGGTCCTATCACCTGGGGGCTCTGCGTCACCGACCGAGAACAACGAGGCATACTTTATGACGCCCTTCTGGCTGAAGCCCTATCAAAGTTTCTGCGACTGAAAGCCATGTGGCAGGAAAGTTTCTTAAGCCAGATTTCACCAAATACTATCATCTTTGTTGACGAGCCTTACCTGACCTCACTGGGCACAGCCTTCGTCGCCGTTCCTAATGAGCAGGTAACGACCTTGTTGGAAGAGGTTTTCAGCGGCATAACCGGACTTAAAGGAGTGCACTGCTGCGGCAGCACAGACTGGTCATTGCTTCTGAAAAGCTCAACTGACATACTGAGCTTCGATGCCTATAACTATGCCGACTCACTGAGCTGCTATCCTGCCGAAGTGAAAGCCTTTGTGGAGCGGGGCGGTAGCATCGCCTGGGGCATTATACCTAACGCCGAGGAGGCTTCAGCCAAAGAATCTGTAGCCAGCCTGTATGACCGGCTTGGTGAAGCCATGGCACCTTTTACTCGAGAGGGCATTCCCTTTAAGCAGCTAATCGCCCAAGGGTTACTCACCCCTTCCTGTACGCTGGCGTCCATGTCCACTGAAGCTGCCATACACTCATTGGAATTGCTGGCTGAGCTTTCAGTCAAGGTGAGGAGCAAGCACTCTGTTTAA
- a CDS encoding type II toxin-antitoxin system HicB family antitoxin, which yields MEFRAAIKKSGDWWIGWLIDLPGVNAQERSKEKLIESLRIGAEDMLATPFEPKEEEELVRIKV from the coding sequence ATGGAGTTTAGAGCGGCAATTAAGAAAAGCGGAGATTGGTGGATTGGCTGGCTTATAGATTTACCCGGCGTCAATGCTCAGGAACGAAGCAAAGAGAAGCTCATAGAATCTTTGAGAATTGGGGCTGAGGATATGCTGGCTACTCCCTTCGAACCAAAAGAGGAGGAGGAACTGGTACGCATTAAGGTGTAA
- a CDS encoding addiction module toxin, HicA family: MKRKELIKHLTYHGAFLLREGRRHSIYQKGKYRTEIPRHREIVDELARKICRDLDIPMPR; the protein is encoded by the coding sequence GTGAAAAGGAAAGAGCTTATAAAGCATCTAACCTATCACGGTGCATTCCTCCTGAGAGAGGGACGAAGACATAGCATATATCAAAAGGGCAAATATAGGACTGAAATTCCGAGACATAGAGAGATAGTGGACGAACTGGCAAGGAAGATTTGTAGGGATTTGGATATTCCTATGCCCCGGTGA
- the mtnP gene encoding S-methyl-5'-thioadenosine phosphorylase, which produces MTEAKVGIIGGSGLYQIEGMTEAKETRIKTPFGDPSDAITLGKLEGVNVAFLPRHGRGHPISPTELPSKANIYAMKSLGVEWILSVATVGSLQEKIRPLDIVIPDQIIDRTFLRQDTFFGKGIVGHVAFADPFCPVLGDILYDSARKLEIRAHDGGTCIVMEGPQFSTRAESELYRSWGADVIFMTGLPEAKLAREAEICYATMAVVTDYDCWKETYEVVTVDMVIDNLRRGTETVKRLLRQAITRLPKARNCICASALKNAIITSPKLIPEQVKKDLAPIIGKYIK; this is translated from the coding sequence ATGACTGAAGCTAAAGTTGGCATTATCGGCGGGAGTGGGCTGTACCAAATCGAAGGCATGACCGAGGCTAAGGAAACAAGGATAAAGACGCCGTTCGGCGACCCGAGCGACGCTATTACACTGGGCAAACTGGAAGGGGTGAATGTGGCTTTTCTGCCCAGGCACGGCAGGGGACATCCCATCAGCCCCACCGAGCTGCCGTCAAAAGCCAACATCTACGCCATGAAGTCGCTGGGCGTGGAATGGATACTCTCCGTAGCCACTGTCGGCAGCCTACAGGAGAAAATTAGGCCTCTGGACATAGTTATCCCTGACCAGATTATCGACCGCACCTTCCTCAGGCAGGATACCTTCTTCGGCAAGGGTATAGTGGGGCATGTCGCCTTTGCCGACCCCTTCTGCCCGGTACTCGGCGATATACTATACGATTCAGCGCGCAAGCTCGAGATTCGGGCTCATGACGGCGGCACCTGCATCGTCATGGAAGGACCACAGTTCTCCACCAGGGCTGAGTCAGAGCTGTACCGGTCGTGGGGAGCTGACGTCATCTTCATGACCGGTCTGCCAGAGGCTAAACTGGCGCGGGAGGCGGAAATCTGCTATGCCACCATGGCTGTGGTAACCGATTATGACTGCTGGAAAGAGACCTACGAGGTGGTGACCGTCGACATGGTCATTGACAATCTGAGGCGAGGCACCGAAACCGTCAAAAGGCTGCTGAGGCAAGCCATAACCCGTCTGCCTAAGGCAAGGAATTGTATTTGCGCCAGCGCCCTAAAAAATGCCATAATCACCTCCCCGAAGCTTATACCAGAGCAGGTTAAGAAAGACCTGGCACCAATTATCGGCAAGTATATAAAGTAG